The following are encoded together in the Pedobacter steynii genome:
- a CDS encoding sensor histidine kinase — protein sequence MNPYEKKRRWKFFLLFFAIVIGTASVLYSDFFVKKMEREERMQFQLYVKVTEKTMAMYDDENTTDLIDLIRTNTKLPIIIVDAEGNILTYQGLDSTKTNYGLQKKDGETYDPAYFVRELKIMKEQHPPTPIIGLDGSRLYIYYKDSPTLTQLRYFPYIQLGVIGLFLLTAYVAFSSARKAEQDQVWVGMAKETAHQLGTPISSLMAWVELIKSRFNAEDDPLIAEMENDIKRLEVITDRFSKIGSKPIVEDHVVYTVIYNFVAYFKLRTSDKIIFTITGDEQVRALLNVPLFDWVIENLLKNAANAIENEGSININIIENLTKEEVFIDVTDTGRGIARSKFDAVFQPGYTTRKRGWGLGLSLTKRIIENYHNGQIFVKDSELEKGTTFRIILKSSITYEPTSNT from the coding sequence ATGAATCCATACGAAAAAAAGCGCCGCTGGAAATTCTTCTTATTGTTCTTTGCCATCGTGATTGGCACAGCATCCGTTTTATATAGCGATTTTTTTGTAAAAAAGATGGAACGTGAAGAGCGAATGCAATTCCAGCTCTATGTAAAGGTTACAGAAAAGACAATGGCGATGTACGACGATGAGAATACAACAGACCTCATCGACCTGATCCGAACCAATACTAAACTCCCGATTATCATTGTTGATGCCGAAGGAAATATTCTTACCTATCAGGGTCTGGATTCTACGAAAACCAATTATGGCCTTCAAAAAAAGGATGGGGAAACCTATGATCCCGCCTATTTTGTCAGAGAGCTAAAAATCATGAAAGAGCAACATCCACCTACACCAATTATCGGTCTTGATGGTAGCAGGTTGTATATTTATTATAAAGATTCGCCGACCTTAACTCAGCTTCGCTATTTCCCCTACATACAACTTGGTGTAATCGGATTGTTCCTGCTTACCGCTTATGTGGCTTTCAGTTCAGCAAGAAAAGCAGAACAGGACCAGGTATGGGTAGGTATGGCCAAAGAAACTGCACATCAGTTGGGCACACCAATTTCGTCGCTTATGGCCTGGGTAGAGCTGATCAAATCCCGTTTTAATGCAGAGGATGACCCCTTGATTGCTGAAATGGAGAATGACATCAAGCGCCTGGAGGTTATTACAGACCGTTTTTCTAAAATCGGATCCAAGCCTATAGTAGAAGATCATGTCGTCTATACGGTGATTTATAACTTTGTAGCGTATTTTAAATTGCGCACCTCAGATAAGATTATTTTCACCATTACCGGTGACGAGCAGGTACGGGCTTTACTCAATGTTCCTCTATTTGACTGGGTAATAGAAAATCTTTTAAAGAACGCAGCAAATGCAATTGAAAATGAAGGCTCCATTAATATTAACATCATAGAAAATCTTACCAAAGAAGAGGTATTTATTGATGTTACAGATACCGGAAGAGGCATCGCCCGCTCTAAATTCGATGCGGTATTCCAACCCGGATATACCACCAGGAAAAGGGGCTGGGGCCTCGGGCTCTCTCTGACAAAGAGGATTATCGAAAACTACCACAACGGGCAAATCTTTGTCAAAGACTCCGAACTGGAAAAAGGCACAACATTCAGAATCATCTTAAAAAGTAGTATTACTTATGAACCGACCTCAAATACATGA
- a CDS encoding hotdog fold thioesterase, with the protein MWFSEFTPEQLNDRPTNHLGGLLDIQFTEIGADFLTATMPVDERTHQPAGILHGGASVVLAETLGSIASYMCIDPEKYMAVGLEINANHLRPVKSGLVTGVCKPLHIGAKTHVWEIKIYNDKGKMNCISRLTVAVIPKPQG; encoded by the coding sequence ATGTGGTTCTCCGAATTTACGCCCGAACAACTAAATGATCGTCCCACGAATCATCTTGGCGGCTTACTGGACATACAATTTACAGAAATTGGTGCTGATTTTCTGACCGCAACTATGCCTGTGGATGAGCGCACACATCAGCCGGCCGGGATCCTGCATGGTGGGGCCTCAGTAGTACTCGCAGAAACGCTTGGAAGCATCGCGTCTTATATGTGTATTGATCCGGAAAAATATATGGCGGTAGGGCTGGAAATTAATGCCAACCATTTAAGACCTGTCAAAAGCGGATTGGTTACCGGAGTTTGTAAGCCTCTTCATATTGGGGCTAAAACTCATGTATGGGAAATCAAAATCTATAACGACAAAGGTAAAATGAATTGCATCAGCCGTTTAACGGTTGCAGTAATTCCCAAACCTCAAGGATAA
- a CDS encoding neutral zinc metallopeptidase gives MQWFGKGSGNIEDRRGMSSGGVIGGGVGIIVVILGLLFGQDLTGLVSQLPVAQEVQGEAKTGDPTDKEGKFVDGVLESTNQVWVQQFAQMGKEYEKPVLTLFTNSVQSACGNASAAVGPFYCPGDHKVYIDLSFYQDLQNRFGAAGDFAQAYVIAHEVGHHVQNLLGISEKVQRARAQLSEKEYNRLSVKLELQADFFAGLWANHAQNLKDFKLEEGDLEEALTAANAIGDDKLQKQAQGEVVPDAFTHGTSAQRMYWFKKGFETGDIRQGDTFNSSQL, from the coding sequence ATGCAGTGGTTCGGTAAAGGAAGTGGTAATATTGAAGACCGACGCGGGATGAGCAGCGGCGGTGTGATTGGAGGAGGAGTAGGTATCATTGTTGTGATACTCGGGCTTCTTTTCGGACAAGACCTGACTGGGCTGGTTAGCCAGTTGCCGGTAGCACAAGAGGTACAGGGAGAAGCTAAGACCGGTGATCCAACAGATAAAGAAGGAAAATTTGTAGATGGTGTATTAGAGTCTACTAATCAGGTTTGGGTTCAACAGTTTGCGCAAATGGGTAAAGAATATGAAAAACCTGTTTTAACTTTGTTTACCAATAGCGTCCAGTCTGCATGTGGAAATGCAAGTGCTGCTGTAGGCCCGTTCTATTGTCCTGGTGACCATAAAGTATATATTGACCTGAGTTTCTATCAGGATTTACAAAATCGTTTTGGAGCTGCGGGTGATTTCGCCCAGGCTTACGTTATTGCCCATGAAGTAGGACACCACGTTCAAAATCTTCTAGGAATTTCGGAGAAAGTACAGCGGGCAAGAGCTCAGCTGAGTGAAAAAGAATACAACCGTCTATCGGTTAAGTTGGAACTACAGGCAGACTTCTTTGCCGGGCTTTGGGCAAACCATGCGCAAAACTTAAAGGACTTCAAATTAGAGGAAGGAGATCTTGAAGAGGCCTTAACCGCCGCAAATGCTATCGGCGATGACAAATTGCAAAAACAAGCTCAGGGAGAAGTTGTACCAGATGCATTTACACACGGTACCTCCGCGCAGCGTATGTACTGGTTTAAGAAGGGGTTTGAGACCGGAGACATCAGACAAGGAGATACTTTTAATTCCAGCCAGCTTTAA
- a CDS encoding response regulator: MQNKQKSLKGNLRVGLGLSLLLLFISSLASYNSIRNLIRSGETVQHSNEVISGLEEVISTLKDAETGQRGFLLTDDETFLEPYNGAKERSITLLTNVEAQTIDNPVQQKNIKKLEEIIKERLKILEQTITVKKRGGNVSVAELLNGKNYMDSARSIIKSMEMEEKRLLDERTADLNKIAGYTPILIVFAALLAILITIFFYRRVSSDFNERLKLEEELKDINKEIERRVKMIRDLAAQISKGDYHVRLDQDQKDDLGKVAVSLNAMAESLQYSFALLEDKEWLQSGIASLNDQMVGEKSIPELANDILESIVERTQSHVAAFYLLEEECYLSPVAGYALLDFESKNRLKLGEGLAGQVWKSGKQILLNEIPDEELTISYAAGNTKPRNVVAVPVFRNEEVVGVIELGSLNTFSPLQLEFLQNISVNIGIAIHVSQNRKKLQEFLEETQAQAEELQAQHSELEGLNAELEAQTQKIQTSEEELRVQQEELLQSNQELEERTSLLEEKNQLIQERNMDIQHKAEQLEQSTKYKSEFLANMSHELRTPLNSILLLSKLMSDNKELDKEYIEYADVIQSSGQGLLALIDEILDLSKIEAGKMKLEFAEVSMTEVSTDMRSLFLPLAEDKKLQLIVETEENLPNIHTDKMRLEQVLKNLLSNAIKFTGKGKVSLTIRKDDSNKFVLFKVTDTGIGIPADKQNLIFEAFQQADGSTRRNFGGTGLGLSISRELAKLLGGEIELSSKEHVGSEFTLTLPIHQSDAISSGVEEELISKVTYVEKAVEEPEERFTVDKIPQEIEDDRHKIQPGDQVILIIEDDTNFAKTLLSFTRKRNYKGIVAVRGDVGIELANLYKPLAILLDIQLPVKDGWQVMEELKANPATRPIPVHIMSSLEVKKESLLKGAVDFINKPVALEQMKQIFQKLEYALSRSPKKVLIVEENKQHAEALSYFLSNYNIQTEVVNNVGQSIGALHKKEVDCVILDMGIPDKNAYETLETIKKSEGLENLPIIIFTGKNLSKGEEIRIKQYADSIVVKTAHSYQRILDEAGLFLHLVEEKQTEMKSKKPISDRLGGLYEVLNNKTVLIADDDVRNIFSLTKALEQHKMKVLAATDGKEALQILKENPLVDIVLMDMMMPEMDGYESTREIRKINAYKQLPVLAVTAKAMMGDREKCIAAGASDYISKPVDIDQLISLLRVWLYDKV, encoded by the coding sequence ATGCAAAATAAGCAAAAATCTTTAAAAGGAAACCTGCGCGTTGGATTGGGACTGTCATTACTGTTATTATTTATTAGCTCGCTTGCTTCGTATAATAGTATCAGGAACCTGATCCGGAGCGGCGAGACAGTACAACATAGTAATGAGGTGATCTCGGGTTTAGAAGAAGTCATTTCCACGCTGAAAGATGCAGAAACTGGTCAACGAGGATTCCTGCTGACAGATGACGAGACTTTTTTAGAACCTTATAACGGAGCTAAGGAACGCTCAATAACCCTGTTGACAAATGTTGAAGCGCAGACAATTGATAATCCTGTTCAGCAGAAAAATATAAAAAAGCTGGAAGAGATCATTAAAGAACGGTTAAAGATCCTGGAACAAACTATTACTGTTAAAAAGAGGGGGGGGAATGTTAGTGTTGCGGAGCTATTGAACGGCAAAAACTATATGGATAGTGCCCGTTCGATCATTAAAAGCATGGAAATGGAAGAGAAACGGTTATTGGATGAGCGTACTGCGGATTTGAATAAAATAGCCGGATATACGCCAATTCTGATCGTTTTTGCCGCCTTATTAGCGATATTGATTACCATTTTCTTCTATCGGAGGGTTTCTTCTGATTTCAACGAACGACTGAAACTGGAAGAGGAACTAAAAGATATCAATAAAGAAATTGAACGGAGAGTAAAAATGATCCGAGATCTTGCCGCACAAATTTCTAAGGGAGATTATCATGTGAGGTTGGATCAGGATCAGAAAGATGATCTTGGAAAAGTTGCCGTTTCGCTGAATGCTATGGCAGAATCTTTACAGTATTCTTTTGCACTCCTGGAAGATAAAGAGTGGTTGCAATCCGGTATCGCAAGTCTGAATGACCAGATGGTTGGGGAAAAAAGTATTCCTGAACTGGCAAATGATATTTTAGAAAGTATCGTTGAACGGACTCAGAGCCATGTTGCTGCTTTTTATCTTTTAGAGGAAGAGTGCTATCTGAGTCCTGTGGCAGGTTATGCATTGTTGGATTTTGAATCGAAAAACCGCCTGAAACTGGGTGAGGGGTTGGCCGGGCAGGTCTGGAAATCGGGAAAACAGATCCTGCTCAATGAGATTCCCGATGAAGAACTCACCATCAGCTATGCGGCAGGGAATACCAAACCACGTAATGTAGTTGCAGTACCCGTTTTTCGTAATGAAGAAGTGGTGGGCGTGATAGAACTAGGGTCTTTAAATACCTTTTCTCCGTTGCAGCTGGAATTTCTTCAGAACATTTCGGTCAATATTGGGATTGCAATTCATGTTTCCCAGAACCGGAAAAAATTACAGGAATTTCTGGAAGAAACTCAGGCACAAGCCGAGGAGCTGCAGGCGCAGCATAGTGAATTGGAGGGTTTAAATGCAGAACTGGAGGCACAAACTCAAAAAATCCAGACTTCTGAAGAGGAGTTAAGGGTGCAGCAGGAAGAATTACTGCAAAGCAACCAGGAGCTGGAAGAACGAACCAGCTTGCTGGAAGAGAAAAACCAGCTGATCCAGGAAAGAAACATGGACATCCAGCATAAAGCAGAGCAGCTGGAACAAAGCACAAAATACAAATCGGAATTTCTGGCGAATATGTCTCATGAATTGAGAACACCCTTAAATTCGATTCTCTTGCTGTCTAAATTGATGTCGGATAATAAAGAACTGGACAAAGAATATATCGAATATGCAGATGTAATTCAGAGCTCAGGTCAGGGATTACTGGCGTTGATTGATGAAATCCTTGATCTTTCCAAGATTGAAGCAGGGAAAATGAAATTAGAGTTTGCAGAAGTCAGTATGACTGAAGTCTCTACGGATATGCGCTCTTTGTTTTTACCTTTGGCAGAAGACAAAAAATTACAACTGATTGTAGAGACAGAGGAGAACCTTCCCAATATCCATACGGATAAAATGAGGCTGGAACAGGTGCTTAAAAATTTGCTTTCCAATGCGATTAAATTCACTGGCAAAGGAAAAGTAAGCCTGACGATCAGAAAGGATGATTCCAATAAATTTGTACTGTTTAAAGTAACTGATACAGGAATTGGCATTCCTGCCGATAAGCAAAACCTTATTTTTGAAGCCTTCCAACAGGCAGATGGTTCTACCCGCCGCAACTTTGGTGGTACCGGACTAGGCTTGTCTATTAGCAGGGAATTGGCTAAACTTCTGGGAGGTGAGATTGAACTAAGCAGTAAAGAACATGTCGGTAGCGAATTTACCCTTACCTTACCTATACATCAGTCGGACGCGATCAGCTCTGGTGTGGAAGAGGAGCTGATAAGTAAGGTTACTTATGTGGAGAAAGCAGTTGAAGAACCGGAGGAACGGTTTACCGTTGATAAAATCCCTCAGGAAATTGAAGACGATAGGCATAAAATCCAGCCTGGAGATCAGGTTATCCTGATCATTGAAGACGATACGAATTTTGCTAAAACACTCTTGAGCTTCACCAGAAAGAGAAATTATAAAGGGATTGTGGCAGTCAGAGGTGATGTAGGGATTGAATTGGCAAATCTTTATAAGCCCCTCGCCATTCTCCTTGATATCCAATTGCCTGTTAAAGACGGTTGGCAGGTGATGGAAGAGTTGAAAGCAAACCCTGCTACCAGACCTATTCCAGTACACATTATGTCTTCTCTGGAAGTAAAGAAAGAAAGTCTGCTAAAAGGAGCTGTTGATTTTATCAATAAGCCTGTGGCCCTGGAACAGATGAAACAAATCTTTCAGAAATTGGAATATGCCTTGAGCAGATCTCCGAAGAAAGTATTGATTGTAGAAGAAAATAAACAGCATGCGGAAGCATTGAGTTACTTTTTGAGCAATTATAACATCCAGACAGAGGTCGTCAATAATGTGGGGCAAAGTATTGGTGCGTTGCATAAAAAAGAGGTGGACTGCGTAATTCTGGATATGGGCATTCCGGATAAGAATGCTTATGAAACTTTAGAAACGATTAAAAAAAGTGAAGGACTGGAAAACTTGCCCATTATTATTTTTACCGGTAAAAATTTATCTAAAGGAGAAGAGATCCGAATTAAACAGTATGCAGATTCTATCGTTGTAAAGACCGCACATTCCTATCAGCGAATCCTGGATGAAGCGGGGCTTTTCCTACACCTTGTGGAGGAAAAGCAGACGGAGATGAAATCTAAAAAACCGATTTCAGATAGGCTGGGAGGACTATATGAGGTCCTTAATAACAAGACCGTGCTAATTGCTGATGATGACGTCCGGAATATTTTTTCTCTTACTAAAGCGCTCGAACAGCATAAAATGAAAGTGTTGGCAGCGACGGATGGAAAAGAGGCGCTCCAGATCCTTAAAGAAAACCCATTGGTAGATATTGTGCTCATGGATATGATGATGCCGGAGATGGACGGATATGAGAGTACAAGGGAGATTAGAAAGATAAATGCCTATAAACAATTGCCTGTTTTAGCTGTTACAGCGAAAGCAATGATGGGAGACCGGGAAAAATGTATTGCCGCCGGAGCCTCTGATTACATTTCCAAACCTGTTGATATTGATCAGCTGATCTCCTTACTCAGAGTTTGGCTTTATGATAAAGTTTAA
- a CDS encoding hybrid sensor histidine kinase/response regulator, with translation MILIVDDTPENLISLKKVLEKNNFEVDTASSGEEALKKVLKNEYVLIILDVQMPGMDGFEVAEAISGYSKARETAIIFLSAANTENKFITKGYSSGGLDYITKPVDMDILLLKVKTFYRIYEQSRKLIEIQKALLDEIEFRKQAERKKDEFISIASHELKTPLTSVKGYVQLLERSIEKGDVPTLKKHLVKAQIQLEKLNELITDLLDISKIESGKLKFNKQPFMIDALLDSVTEIIHQSNPEFKIIRTGTARKEICADEMRIEQVIINFLTNAIKYSPGTSEIHIKVEERGDHIYVGVKDFGIGIDADQQKNVFEKFYRVEETAIHFQGLGIGLYISAEIIRRHDGEVGVQSIPGEGSEFYFSIPLYSTSETD, from the coding sequence ATGATACTAATTGTAGATGATACCCCCGAGAACCTGATCTCACTAAAAAAGGTTCTGGAGAAAAATAATTTTGAAGTAGATACCGCATCATCAGGAGAAGAGGCCTTAAAAAAAGTTCTGAAAAATGAATACGTACTGATTATTCTGGACGTACAAATGCCTGGGATGGATGGCTTTGAGGTAGCAGAAGCTATTTCAGGCTATAGTAAAGCAAGAGAAACAGCGATTATCTTTCTTTCGGCGGCTAATACTGAAAATAAATTTATTACCAAGGGGTATTCCTCAGGCGGGCTTGATTATATTACCAAGCCTGTTGATATGGACATTCTGCTTTTGAAAGTAAAAACATTTTACCGCATTTATGAGCAAAGCCGGAAGCTGATCGAGATCCAGAAGGCGTTACTGGACGAAATTGAATTTCGTAAGCAGGCCGAAAGAAAAAAAGATGAATTTATCAGTATCGCCAGTCATGAACTGAAAACACCTTTAACCAGTGTTAAAGGATATGTACAATTGCTGGAAAGGAGCATAGAAAAAGGCGACGTTCCTACTTTAAAAAAACATCTGGTGAAAGCTCAGATCCAGCTGGAAAAACTGAATGAGCTCATCACCGATTTGCTGGATATCTCAAAAATTGAAAGTGGAAAGTTGAAATTCAACAAGCAACCTTTTATGATAGATGCTTTACTTGATAGCGTCACAGAAATCATTCACCAGTCCAATCCCGAATTTAAGATCATCAGAACCGGAACTGCCAGAAAGGAAATCTGTGCAGATGAGATGCGGATAGAGCAGGTTATCATCAATTTCTTAACGAATGCGATTAAGTATTCTCCCGGCACCAGTGAGATCCACATCAAAGTGGAGGAACGTGGGGATCATATTTATGTAGGTGTTAAGGACTTTGGGATTGGCATTGATGCCGATCAGCAAAAAAACGTATTTGAAAAGTTTTATAGGGTAGAAGAGACCGCCATCCATTTCCAGGGATTAGGAATCGGACTTTATATCTCTGCTGAAATCATTAGAAGACATGATGGTGAAGTAGGGGTTCAGAGTATCCCTGGGGAAGGTTCAGAATTTTATTTTAGTATTCCACTATACTCCACATCCGAGACGGATTAA
- the gltX gene encoding glutamate--tRNA ligase produces MEKKVRVRFAPSPTGGLHLGGVRTALFNYLFAKKHNGTFILRVEDTDQTRFVEGAEEYIVSCLKWCGMSPDESPELGGPFEPYRQSERKATYKQYADQLIADGYAYYAFDTPEELDAKRKEIPNFTYGLATRGQMRNSLTLTEGEVATLLAENTPHVVRIKMPADELVSFTDLIRGHVSFDTNLVDDKVLLKADGMPTYHLAVVADDKAMEISHIFRGEEWLPSAPIHILLWRYLGWEDVMPQWVHLPLILKPDGNGKLSKRDGDRLGFPVYAQNWTDPKTGDLTKGFKELGFMPEAFVNLLAMLGWNDGTDQELFSMADLIDKFSVERISKAGAKFDFEKAKWYNHEWIKQSDAIQLLPEVKNAFVAQGIAIKDDVYLEQVIDLIKDRCNLLTDFIPQSAYFFIAPQEYDLPAVKPKWNAEKAAFFTAYTSLISEGLSALELEEKFKELAATHNFKPGELMLPFRVMLVGGKFGPGVFDISVALGTTETIVRINNALTAFE; encoded by the coding sequence ATGGAAAAGAAAGTAAGAGTAAGATTTGCCCCCAGCCCTACAGGCGGGTTGCATTTGGGTGGTGTACGTACCGCTTTGTTTAATTATTTGTTTGCTAAAAAACACAATGGGACTTTTATCCTTAGGGTAGAAGATACTGATCAGACACGTTTTGTGGAAGGTGCAGAGGAATATATCGTTTCTTGTCTGAAATGGTGTGGAATGTCGCCGGATGAAAGTCCGGAGTTAGGCGGGCCTTTTGAACCATATCGCCAGAGTGAACGTAAAGCCACTTACAAACAATATGCAGATCAGTTAATTGCTGATGGTTATGCTTATTATGCTTTTGACACTCCAGAAGAACTGGATGCGAAACGTAAGGAGATTCCTAATTTTACTTATGGATTGGCTACTCGTGGGCAAATGAGGAACTCGCTCACTTTAACGGAAGGCGAAGTTGCAACTCTTCTGGCGGAGAATACTCCACATGTGGTGAGGATAAAAATGCCGGCAGATGAACTGGTTTCTTTTACGGACCTGATCCGGGGCCATGTTAGCTTCGATACGAATCTGGTAGACGATAAAGTTCTACTGAAAGCAGATGGAATGCCTACTTATCACCTGGCAGTTGTTGCAGATGATAAAGCGATGGAAATCAGTCATATCTTCAGAGGAGAAGAATGGTTGCCGTCAGCTCCGATACATATTTTACTTTGGAGGTACCTGGGATGGGAAGATGTGATGCCGCAATGGGTACATTTACCACTGATCCTGAAGCCGGATGGAAATGGAAAATTAAGCAAGCGCGATGGAGACCGTCTTGGTTTTCCTGTGTACGCACAAAACTGGACAGATCCTAAAACCGGCGACCTGACCAAGGGGTTCAAAGAGCTTGGTTTTATGCCGGAAGCTTTTGTGAATTTACTGGCTATGCTTGGATGGAATGACGGGACAGATCAGGAGCTATTCTCTATGGCCGATTTAATAGATAAGTTCTCAGTGGAACGGATTAGTAAGGCCGGAGCTAAGTTTGACTTTGAAAAAGCTAAATGGTATAATCATGAATGGATTAAACAGAGCGATGCCATACAACTATTGCCTGAAGTAAAAAATGCATTTGTAGCTCAGGGGATAGCAATAAAAGATGATGTTTATCTGGAGCAGGTGATTGACCTGATTAAAGATCGTTGCAATCTCTTAACGGATTTTATTCCACAAAGTGCATATTTTTTTATTGCACCTCAGGAATATGATTTGCCGGCAGTAAAGCCAAAATGGAATGCAGAGAAGGCGGCTTTTTTTACTGCGTATACTTCCTTGATTTCGGAAGGATTATCCGCACTAGAACTGGAAGAAAAGTTCAAGGAACTGGCTGCAACACATAATTTCAAGCCGGGAGAACTAATGCTGCCGTTTAGAGTTATGTTGGTAGGGGGCAAGTTTGGACCCGGAGTGTTCGACATTTCGGTTGCACTTGGAACTACTGAAACCATCGTAAGAATCAATAATGCATTAACAGCATTTGAATAA
- a CDS encoding DinB family protein, with amino-acid sequence MNRPQIHEYPAWAETYISKISGDNILAILEKQATEFPDFLNDLIEKADYAYQPGKWTIKEMAGHIIDTERILVYRLTCFARGEQHALPGFEEDDYVANAHFSDRSLLSLSEEFALLRKANLYLFKSLNEHELDRSGTASDRQITVRALLFVIAGHLMHHTLVLKERYI; translated from the coding sequence ATGAACCGACCTCAAATACATGAGTATCCCGCCTGGGCGGAAACTTACATTAGTAAAATTTCAGGAGACAACATCCTGGCAATATTGGAAAAGCAGGCTACAGAATTTCCTGACTTCCTTAATGACCTGATCGAAAAGGCTGATTATGCCTATCAACCAGGTAAATGGACAATTAAGGAGATGGCAGGACATATCATTGATACCGAACGCATACTGGTGTACCGATTAACCTGTTTCGCACGTGGGGAACAACATGCATTGCCTGGTTTTGAGGAAGACGATTATGTGGCAAATGCACATTTTTCTGACCGCAGCCTTCTTAGTTTATCCGAGGAATTCGCTTTGCTCAGAAAAGCAAACCTATACCTTTTCAAATCCTTAAATGAACATGAACTGGATAGAAGTGGCACCGCTTCTGATCGCCAAATTACAGTAAGGGCTTTATTATTTGTAATTGCCGGCCATCTGATGCACCATACACTCGTCCTTAAAGAAAGGTATATCTGA
- a CDS encoding DUF6249 domain-containing protein, whose product MGAEVIVPVTMFVCATALVFGLRYMSNKEKMAMIERGLEPGLSRPRASAPKPFLSLKFGLLLVGLGLGLLIALFTVRAMGINEDESVAVYFGCLSIFGGFGLILSYAVEKSWLDKQKDLL is encoded by the coding sequence ATGGGAGCAGAAGTAATAGTACCAGTAACCATGTTTGTGTGTGCCACTGCCTTAGTATTTGGACTTAGGTATATGTCGAACAAAGAAAAAATGGCCATGATTGAGCGTGGATTAGAGCCTGGTCTTTCCAGACCAAGGGCGAGCGCGCCAAAACCTTTCCTTAGTTTAAAATTCGGATTGCTATTGGTTGGCCTGGGATTAGGATTATTAATCGCCTTATTTACAGTGAGGGCAATGGGAATAAATGAAGACGAAAGCGTTGCGGTTTACTTTGGCTGTTTAAGCATCTTTGGAGGTTTCGGTCTCATTCTTTCTTATGCAGTGGAAAAAAGCTGGCTGGATAAACAAAAAGATCTACTCTAA
- a CDS encoding RNA polymerase sigma factor, whose amino-acid sequence MQQKQSDIDLITEVLSGNTAVYSELVKRHQRFVFTLAMRFSKNREDAEEIAQDCFIKAYRALGTYKQTAKFSTWLYTITYTTSMSFLRKKRLDVQSIDEEESIIQLENHISDYNADIVEKRSGYVYLNQAISLLSADDAAIITLFYQGEQSLEEIGKTLNVESNTVKVKLHRARIRLKDKLQYLLKDEVKELL is encoded by the coding sequence ATGCAGCAAAAGCAATCGGATATCGATTTAATTACTGAAGTCCTGTCAGGAAATACCGCGGTTTATTCCGAGCTGGTAAAACGTCATCAGCGCTTTGTATTTACGTTGGCCATGCGTTTTTCCAAGAACAGGGAAGATGCCGAAGAAATTGCTCAAGATTGTTTCATTAAGGCTTACCGTGCTCTTGGAACTTATAAGCAAACCGCTAAATTCTCTACCTGGCTATATACAATTACTTACACCACGTCGATGAGTTTTTTACGTAAAAAGCGCCTTGATGTCCAATCAATAGACGAGGAGGAAAGCATTATCCAGCTGGAAAATCACATTTCTGATTATAATGCAGATATAGTTGAAAAAAGGTCAGGCTATGTATACCTGAATCAGGCGATATCATTGTTATCTGCTGATGATGCCGCTATCATCACCTTATTTTACCAGGGTGAACAAAGTCTGGAAGAGATCGGAAAAACGTTAAACGTGGAAAGTAATACCGTGAAAGTAAAACTACATCGGGCAAGAATCAGACTAAAAGATAAATTACAATATTTGT
- a CDS encoding response regulator encodes MADNKILIVDDDNRNIFALSAVLKAKGYKCLSATGGEEGLDLLKKEKGIAVVLMDMMMPGMDGYQAMAEMNDHPELKDIPVIAVTAQAMLGDRERCINAGAVGYVSKPINVEELTKLLTQYI; translated from the coding sequence ATGGCCGATAATAAAATATTAATAGTTGACGACGATAACAGGAATATTTTTGCCCTGTCTGCAGTGCTAAAAGCAAAAGGATATAAATGCTTATCTGCCACTGGAGGAGAAGAAGGCCTTGATCTTTTAAAAAAAGAAAAGGGAATTGCTGTGGTATTAATGGACATGATGATGCCGGGAATGGATGGTTATCAGGCAATGGCCGAAATGAATGACCACCCGGAGTTGAAAGATATTCCGGTCATTGCTGTTACAGCGCAGGCAATGCTTGGCGACCGGGAGCGATGTATTAACGCCGGAGCGGTTGGCTATGTCTCTAAACCGATAAATGTAGAGGAATTAACGAAACTGCTTACTCAGTATATCTAA